In the genome of Brassica napus cultivar Da-Ae unplaced genomic scaffold, Da-Ae ScsIHWf_1377;HRSCAF=1954, whole genome shotgun sequence, the window CGAGTAGAACCGCAGATCAGCTCGCGATCGAACCCGAACCACGCGATCAGCCCGAGACGATCCGATACCCGTCCAGCTCGCAGCCGAGACGCCTCCAGCCCACGATCGTCCAATCCGGGACCCGATAGAAGGCAGCAGACGTCCGATCATCTCAGCTCGAAGTCTCCTTCATTCTCtggtggtccggttcataaACCCCTACTAAACTAAGGTATAAACACAATCTGAGAACCTAGAACAGGAAGAACCCTAATTCCATCATTATGGAAAccatgaaaccctaaaagaaactTAAGACTAAAATCGACAAAGCTTTAGAACTAGAAACATGAATCGATTCCTATTAGAACCTGTCTTGTttgttgattgattgaatctgaaattGGCAAACCCTAATTCAAtggaatcgaaaaccctaacccCTAAAGGAAGCATCTAGCCGATTTTAAGGTTGatcttgattgattgatttctGATTTGAATTGAGGTTTAGGAATGTTTAGATTGATTGAATTAATCTGTTTGAAACTGaaaatacttaaggccttgaaaccttaaacataagattgatagaaaattaaagattgaaaccctaaggatcataaggaatgtttttaaaattgtttctgCATAAATCTGAATATGGTATTGCATTCACAACTGATTAAAACCGATCGGCCAGCATATAGAAACACATGATCTCGAATCTGATTGCATTTAACTCATATGGCCGTGTGGCATTAAAACTTTCTGGTACATGTAGAATTGTTTTTAGGATTGATTGCACCATGGTAGTTTTAGAATTACATAACCGAACCCATTGATTGATCATATAGCCGTGCGGCTTGCttgatagcaccatggtcgaattagaattgtttgaacatcataaatgcataagacgtgttgtggccgagcttgcatATATCATGCGGCCACGTGATCCCATTATGAATCTAATGTCTTGCATGATAATGTggatcagatgtcgaaaatagcaaacagagactatgcagccctgaatctctccggagacaattacttgcagtgggcgctagacacaaggattagtctaaaatccaagggactcggtgatactatcatcgaggacagcaatgagaatgaaaagaatagATACAGGGCCATATGTTAtatgcgccatcatctcattgaaggtcttaaagatcagtacatgacgATTGAGAATCCATTGGACCTTTGGAATGCTTTAAGGcacagatatgatcaccaaaagatggtgttgcttccaaaggcaagGCACGATTGGATGCATCTCAGATTCATGGActtcaagtccgtggatgagtacAACTCGGCCTTGTTCAAAATCGTCTCAATACTAAGACTGTGTGGTGAAGAAGTATCTGATGTTatgatgcttgaaaagacctaTACGACTTTCAATCAGTCGAATTCTGTACTGCAGCAGCAGTATAGAACAAAAGGTTTTgccacatacactgatctgatctcctGTCTACTCTTGGCCGAGGCAAATAATGAGCTTCTCATGAAGAACAGTGGAGCTAGACCGGCCGGGACAGCACCATTACCCGAAGCCCATGACattgaaaagaaagatcccaagGAAATCTACTATGCCCAAGACAACAGGAAACCATACGGTCATAGCCGTGGTGGGTACAGGGGGCGTAGACGTGACAACCATAATGGTCGAGATAGCTACTCAACCGGCCGTAggggaaaccacaataaccgtggtcgtggttccaattacggtCGGGGCCGAGGGAGTTATGGCCGTGGACGAGGTGGtatatccaaaccatcttacacgtccaaGTCCTTATGTCACAGATGCGGGATGGACAatcattgggccaagaactgcAGAACTCCAAAGCACTTGTGCgaactctatcaagagagtatcaagaacaagaacccggaggcaaacatgatccaagaaaacGGTCATGATGACAAAGGATATGGgtatgatgctgatgatgaa includes:
- the LOC125597090 gene encoding uncharacterized protein LOC125597090; protein product: MRHHLIEGLKDQYMTIENPLDLWNALRHRYDHQKMVLLPKARHDWMHLRFMDFKSVDEYNSALFKIVSILRLCGEEVSDVMMLEKTYTTFNQSNSVLQQQYRTKGFATYTDLISCLLLAEANNELLMKNSGARPAGTAPLPEAHDIEKKDPKEIYYAQDNRKPYGHSRGGYRGRRRDNHNGRDSYSTGRRGNHNNRGRGSNYGRGRGSYGRGRGGISKPSYTSKSLCHRCGMDNHWAKNCRTPKH